In a genomic window of Branchiostoma floridae strain S238N-H82 chromosome 19, Bfl_VNyyK, whole genome shotgun sequence:
- the LOC118406852 gene encoding p53-induced death domain-containing protein 1-like yields MDRTRRSRTARTRRPANTGWTEAYLRAQMKENKLNLSGKSLNEIPPAVFRIEELEILDVSDNPLGSIPADIASLANLKEMRVAGCPITEISGTISGCKYLSIIDFSRNPSIATVTLPATMQQLRYLEYVVLCKCNLRSLPGNLTVLATVETLDLSTNALTTLPDNISGMRQLKILFLNNNAFERIPESIKSLGCLEILEMKKNKLKNRHRDLQLNVPRKLKILDMEDNSSLCFLPAGIEKLEHIEKLNLSYCGIETLPDSIGESSSLKEIHLAGNKLRKLPDGLGRLLNLETLDLEGNRRLYGLPPALHRLRKLKDKKIGTKTGLVLNDTPALQLPNRTIVKEGVVSVRTELLAEDCFNKVAVTIATEVVDDTIIEILSDDIVTIVDESMAEHLMLYMTDDAIAEEECAEDVWKSIFEDANMSLVTEISDETVGEETAVLDAKACPVMEELLEEIIKATLKSIALEEEEELRLGPTVPEEYGKLFSYEISTDTSTVQSLDLPAGCNLSIPPGATEEDTSVITVVLNPHGYDGTLDLEDTELLVSDIIEMRPSGMTFSEPVKLKIPHSLPKFDCEREYIVMTSEDDGGTWLALETLSEEENGQRFVTVEVTHFSSFAVVARPLKHGFRVRKGESSPLTSSEQTGIEINLPEDCIPEEQEISFTVTPVDRDTLACAGMEDAVDNMSHILNFFKGSDLLLNRPATVVLPLSPGEEDSQVRVLSCDENGDWEDVTSKVENVVLQGSKVAFQTDRLSSGFVVLRCRDGTDVSGIVNLVTRNVRARRVRTVIFKKWKEPREDGVMTARMECVLEESVDDRISRTQTEDKYELQEGTPTPPVAMLENETVCAIFHGNIRPDVEEVNGMYGVNFKFYCERTRRLEFDVKVLDLGEDLFSMVELYPGPRENYHTMSAWEMAEPATPLAVAGITTPRNQDVSIQPPEDSGRENESGESEESGREQNGEESEESGAVGGNGFNEQLNSNYPSVTVDSRLPIIDYEQLDFPGTSLIGQGAFGSVKKAFYRRWRQEVAVKSLTLEIYGTSEQELLYSEARKLNVGSRSDYVIRLLGICLQPQFAIVMPFMENGSLTDLLQNIDVPWALRYRMARETAMGMTFLHSQDPQIIHCDLKAENVLLDGDFHVKISDFGLSKWKMQSRIVTEKSPMGGTPTHVPPEFFDTDAGPTDKADVYSFGVLLWEIATRRRPYRDAQGRLNISTPLSCYVTGGGRPDMSLVPTDVPGVDTVNQLMQACWSQSPDDRPSFQECVDQLRDVNDLSSDEDVLEAIINVRREKKAVK; encoded by the exons ATGGATCGGACTCGAAGATCAAGAACAGCAAGAACACGAAGGCCAGCTAATACAGGATGGACCGAAGCATACCTAAGGGCCCAAATGAAAGAGAATAAACTAAATCTCTCGGGAAAGTCTCTGAATGAAATACCACCTGCCGTCTTCCGTATCGAGGAACTTGAAATCTTGGATGTTTcagacaaccctctgggttccATACCGGCTGACATTGCGAGTCTTGCTAATCTAAAAGAAATGAGAGTAGCCGGTTGTCCCATCACAGAAATCAGTGGTACCATTTCGGGGTGCAAATATCTGAGCATAATTGACTTTTCACGGAATCCTTCAATTGCTACAGTAACTCTTCCAGCAACAATGCAGCAGCTTAGGTACCTTGAGTACGTTGTTTTGTGCAAATGCAACCTCAGATCACTCCCAGGCAATCTTACTGTCCTGGCCACAGTTGAAACCCTTGATCTGTCAACTAATGCCTTGACAACTCTCCCAGACAACATTTCAGGTATGAGGCAACTTAAGATCCTGTTCCTCAACAACAACGCATTTGAACGCATTCCAGAATCAATCAAGTCGCTCGGATGTCTTGAAATCTTAGAAATGAAGAAGAACAAACTGAAAAACCGTCATCGCGACTTACAGCTGAACGTCCCTCGGAAGTTGAAGATCTTGGATATGGAGGACAACAGTTCCTTATGTTTTCTGCCTGCAGGGATTGAGAAGTTGGAACACATTGAAAAACTTAATCTCAGCTACTGTGGTATTGAGACCCTTCCGGACTCTATCGGAGAGTCGTCCTCCTTGAAAGAAATCCACCTTGCCGGCAACAAACTGCGCAAGCTTCCAGACGGCTTGGGACGCCTACTGAACCTGGAAACTCTCGACTTGGAAGGAAACCGTCGTCTGTACGGTTTGCCACCTGCACTTCACCGCCTGCGGAAGCTGAAAGACAAAAAGATAGGGACAAAAACCGGTCTTGTGCTGAATGACACTCCGGCATTGCAGCTACCAAACCGCACAATTGTGAAAGAAGGCGTGGTCTCCGTCCGCACTGAGCTGTTGGCAGAGGATTGCTTCAACAAGGTCGCAGTAACCATTGCGACGGAGGTTGTTGACGACACAATCATCGAAATTCTTTCAGACGACATCGTCACCATTGTTGATGAGAGTATGGCTGAGCACCTTATGCTGTATATGACAGATGATGCAATCGCAGAAGAAGAATGCGCAGAGGACGTTTGGAAGTCTATCTTTGAAGACGCCAACATGTCACTTGTGACGGAAATTAGCGACGAAACGGTGGGCGAAGAAACAGCTGTCCTAGATGCAAAGGCATGTCCGGTGATGGAAGAACTTTTGGAGGAAATCATCAAGGCTACATTAAAGTCTATCGCTTTAGAAGAGGAAGAGGAATTGCGCCTTGGCCCTACCGTTCCAGAGGAGTACGGCAAGCTGTTTAG TTATGAGATATCAACAGACACAAGCACCGTGCAGTCGCTGGACCTCCCTGCAGGCTGCAACCTGAGCATTCCTCCCGGAGCTACAGAGGAAGACACATCAGTTATCACAGTAGTGCTGAACCCACACGGGTACGACGGAACGCTCGACCTAGAAGACACCGAGCTTCTGGTCAGCGACATCATCGAGATGCGACCATCAGGAATGACGTTCTCCGAGCCCGTAAAGCTGAAGATTCCACACTCCTTACCCAAGTTTGACTGCGAAAGGGAGTACattgtgatgacgtcagaggaTGACGGCGGTACGTGGTTGGCTCTGGAAACACTGAGCGAAGAAGAGAAC GGACAGCGGTTTGTTACGGTAGAGGTAACGCACTTCTCTTCATTTGCTGTCGTGGCGAGACCATTGAAACACGGCTTCAGAGTAAGGAAAGGCGAATCATCACCCCTGACATCCTCAGAGCAGACAGGGATTGAGATCAACCTTCCTGAGGACTGTATCCCTGAAGAGCAGGAGATCTCGTTTACT GTGACGCCAGTCGACAGAGACACACTTGCGTGTGCTGGGATGGAGGATGCAGTAGACAACATGAGTCATATTCTCAACTTTTTTAAAGGCAGCGACCTACTGTTGAACCGCCCCGCTACTGTTGTTCTGCCCCTGTCACCCGGAGAAGAAGACAGCCAAGTCCGTGTCCTCAGCTGCGATGAGAACGGAGACTGGGAAGACGTCACCAGTAAAGTGGAGAATGTCGTCCTACAGGGATCAAAGGTGGCTTTCCAGACAGACCGACTCAGTTCTGG TTTTGTCGTTCTTCGCTGCCGTGACGGGACGGATGTAAGTGGGATCGTCAACCTGGTGACGAGAAACGTCCGGGCCCGACGCGTCAGGACTGTCATCTTCAAGAAGTGGAAGGAACCCCGGGAGGACGGCGTCATGACTGCCCGGATGGAGTGTGTGCTGGAGGAGTCTGTGGACGATCGCATAAGTCGCACCCAAACCGAGGACAAATACGAGCTGCAG GAAGGCACACCAACCCCTCCAGTCGCCATGCTGGAAAACGAGACCGTCTGCGCCATCTTCCACGGAAACATCCGCCCTGATGTGGAAGAGGTGAACGGCATGTATGGAGTCAACTTTAAGTTCTACTGCGAGAGAACACGTAGGCTGGAATTCGATGTGAAGGTGTTGGATTTGGGCGAAGACTTATTCTCCATGGTCGAGCTGTACCCGGGACCAAGGGAAAATTATCACACGATGAGTGCCTGGGAAATGGCTGAGCCCGCAACGCCCCTCGCGGTTGCTGGAATAACTACACCCAGA AACCAAGACGTCAGCATTCAGCCACCAGAAGATAGTGGTCGAGAGAACGAGTCAGGGGAATCAGAGGAAAGTGGTCGAGAGCAGAACGGTGAGGAATCAGAAGAAAGCGGCGCTGTTGGTGGCAATGGATTCAATGAACAACTGAACAG CAACTATCCTAGTGTGACAGTTGACAGCAGGCTCCCCATCATCGACTATGAACAGCTAGACTTCCCGGGGACGTCCCTTATTGGCCAGGGAGCGTTCGGGTCTGTGAAGAAGGCCTTTTATCGGAGATGGAGACAGGAAGTAGCTGTCAAAAGTCTGACCCTTGAAATATATGGAAC AAGTGAGCAAGAGCTGCTGTACTCTGAGGCGAGGAAGCTGAACGTGGGGAGTCGGTCAGACTACGTCATTCGTCTCTTGGGCATCTGCCTCCAGCCACAATTCGCCATCGTGATGCCCTTCATGGAGAACGGATCCCTAACCGACCTACTACAAAACATCGACGTGCCCTGGGCCCTGAGGTACAGAATGGCACGTGAGACAGCCATGGGGATGACCTTTCTGCACAGCCAGGATCCACAGATCATCCACTGTGATCTGAAGGCAGAAAACGTTCTACTTGATGGCGATTTCCACGTGAAG ATTTCAGACTTTGGCCTTTCCAAATGGAAGATGCAGTCCCGCATCGTGACTGAAAAGAGCCCGATGGGCGGGACCCCCACGCATGTTCCACCGGAGTTCTTTGACACAGACGCCGGTCCAACCGACAAGGCTGATGTGTACAG ttttggtgtacTGCTGTGGGAGATTGCAACTCGAAGAAGGCCCTATCGAG ATGCCCAAGGCAGATTGAACATCAGCACGCCACTCAGTTGTTACGTGACAGGCGGAGGGCGGCCGGACATGTCCCTGGTACCCACAGACGTGCCGGGTGTAGACACTGTTAACCAACTGATGCAAGCATGTTGGAGTCAGAGTCCAGATGACAGGCCTTCGTTCCAGG AATGCGTGGACCAACTGCGTGACGTAAACGACTTATCCAGTGATGAGGACGTCCTAGAGGCCATCATCAACGTACGGCGGGAGAAAAAG GCTGTCAAGTAG